The Cryptococcus gattii WM276 chromosome B, complete sequence genome has a segment encoding these proteins:
- a CDS encoding Hypothetical Protein (Similar to TIGR gene model, INSD accession AAW40749.1) yields MSSSLITKLEPHRRSSAMSSTSIEQPPLLGLPHEILEQIFLALSLNGRSKLARTCSALRDIYASSAQLQYLAILETSAYLDYPRIFKAIEPVEEEPLSAMSSPPSSPETALTTVPIAFRSPHTGNLRSTIPSVSLAPWPKQAPEVSLLDHFGNLAAKNRRLREREERWETMEFKEKRTFKVQGQEGVYELQEGIFLLCNDTSTDDEERRPDTIRLIPLPSADDPDLEDPPISVKGHKLPMSIADLTMDPSQDLIVVSEYNPAPSEPSRPVPTHRYHLLTMSSFTPHPLASLPTLDFPPVTQTLPRTRQLLQVMGDTLAVLVAKYIPIWILDALNIDPEVLGHRTQEEEIVVWNWKTGRVLSRLPFTEKQWFSSFAMLSPTTFMVTSTMSSIPSGGPAFPWKRDEHRPTIQIYSILSDPKRSVIPVQPLQSEIMDDTTPRPVCVAVLEMPTLQEDVRVTEFDVRPDPAYPPRPEQTKDGEVEYTLLKHKPFTQDPSKGILVFDYRLQERIAMDPNTRDVVRNWPFEVFVRRETLVKLGQEGEKRLKQAWESGSVLKMGVRDVQQTLTWDEWGEKGARMMDRIMTIRSWVCSCSGYRYISVLSVDKSPFAEYDLDEPLEDDQPTLDGHYPYRPEKSHILLYDFNPYTISKELSQQEPYPESDDVDPPRRRTACGETFVPPFTEGKGWKSRVVTEPTILSKKYIFEEDVRSELPYREVWREYGGWANGIMIDDQRIIVVNTNARRNGDWSSISQEMTVLCM; encoded by the exons ATGTCTAGTAGCCTCATTACCAAACTCGAGCCCCATAGGAGGAGCTCCGCTATGTCTTCTACCTCAATAGAACAACCTCCTCTCCTTGGACTGCCGCACGAAATCCTCGAGCAGATATTCCTTGCCTTATCTTTAAATGGACGGTCTAAATTGGCCAGG ACGTGTTCTGCTCTCAGAGATATCTATGCCTCTTCAGCCCAGCTTCAATATCTGGCTATACTTGAAACCTCTGCGTATCTGGACTATCCTCGCATTTTCAAAGCCATCGAGCCTGTAGAAGAGGAACCATTGTCTGCCATGTCATCTCCGCCTTCCTCTCCCGAGACTGCCCTTACAACTGTCCCCATCGCCTTCCGTTCGCCGCACACCGGTAATCTTCGTTCCACCATTCCGTCCGTCTCCCTCGCCCCTTGGCCGAAGCAAGCTCCGGAAGTCTCCCTCCTTGACCACTTTGGCAACTTGGCTGCAAAGAACAGAAGACTAAGAGAGCGTGAAGAAAGGTGGGAGACGATGGAATTCAAGGAGAAGCGAACTTTCAAAGTTCAAGGCCAGGAAGGAGTATACGAGCTGCAAGAAGGCATTTTTTTGCTGTGCAATGATACTTCTACGGACgatgaagaaagaaga CCAGACACGATAAGGCTCATCCCTTTGCCATCTGCTGATGATCCGGATCTGGAAGACCCTCCTATCTCTGTCAAAGGGCATAAGCTTCCTATGTCTATAGCAGACTTGACTATGGATCCTAGCCAAGACCTCATTGTAGTCAGCGAGTATAA CCCTGCTCCATCTGAGCCTTCTCGGCCTGTCCCGACACATCGATATCACCTCCTTACCATGTCCTCCTTCACGCCACATCCTCTCGCTTCACTACCGACGCTTGATTTCCCACCCGTCACTCAGACTCTTCCGCGTACACGGCAACTTCTCCAAGTTATGGGCGATACCCTGGCGGTATTGGTTGCCAAATACATTCCAATCTGGATTCTGGATGCCTTGAACATCGACCCTGAAGTGCTCGGCCATAGGActcaagaagaagaaatagTTGTTTGGAATTGGAAGACTGGACGTGTGCTCTCA CGTCTACCATTCACCGAAAAGCAATGGTTTTCATCATTTGCCATGTTATCACCCACTACTTTCATGGTAACCAGCACAATGTCTAGCATCCCATCAGGCGGTCCCGCTTTCCCTTGGAAAAGAGACGAACATCGGCCAACCATACAAATATATTCCATCCTATCTGACCCCAAACGATCTGTCATTCCCGTCCAACCGCTTCAAAGCGAGATCATGGATGATACCACACCTCGTCCGGTGTGCGTGGCAGTTTTGGAAATGCCAACTCTACAGGAGGACGTTAGGGTGACAGAGTTTGACGTTCGACCTGATCCTGCTTATCCTCCCCGTCCTGAGCAGacgaaagatggtgaagTGGAATACACACTTCTCAAGCACAAACCGTTCACTCAGGACCCTTCAAAGGGTATTCTTGTGTTTGACTATCGTCTTCAAGAACGTATCGCTATGGACCCCAACACCCGGGATGTTGTGCGCAATTGGCCTTTTGAGGTCTTTGTCCGTCGAGAGACACTGGTGAAACTGGGTCAAGAGGGCGAAAAAAGATTGAAACAGGCATGGGAATCGGGCAGTGTCCTCAAAATGGGTGTGAGGGATGTTCAACAGACCTTGACATGGGATGAATGGGGTGAAAAGGGGGCTAGGATGATGGACAGAATCATGACCATCCGTAGCTGG GTTTGTTCATGTTCAGGCTACCGATACATTTCCGTCTTGTCGGTAGATAAGTCACCGTTTGCAGAGTACGATCTCGATGAACCGTTGGAGGATGACCAACCGACACTCGATGGACACTACCCGTATCGGCCCGAAAAATCTCACATTCTCCTCTACGACTTCAACCCATACACCATATCCAAAGAACTTTCTCAGCAGGAACCTTACCCTGAATCGGACGATGTTGATCCTCCTCGAAGGAGGACTGCCTGTGGCGAGACATTTGTCCCTCCCTTCACTGAAGGAAAAGGGTGGAAGTCCCGTGTTGTCACTGAACCTACCATTTTGTCAAAGAAATACATCTTTGAGGAGGATGTGCGGAGCGAATTGCCTTATCGTGAAGTGTGGAGAGAATATGGAGGATGGGCAAATGGTATAATGATTGATGACCAGAGAATCATCGTGGTGAAC ACGAATGCGAGGAGGAATGGCGATTGGTCCTCTATCTCGCAGGAGATGACTGTTCTTTGCATGTAG